GGCCCAGCGGCACTCCGACGGGAACGGTGTCGATGCTCACCACTCCCAGCCCGCGCGGGATGCTCATCGTCATCCAGGGCCGCATCTCGTCGTTGATGCCCTCCGGGGTGACCACCCGCGCCCACACACGTTCCGCCGGCGCGTCGACGACCGACTCCCTCTCGATGATCATGGGCCCATGATGCCGGGACGACGGCGCCCTGAGAATAGTCTCAGGCATTACCCTTCATTTACCTGTTGATTGCTGCCCGGATACCGCCGCTTCCTACCGTCTCGGACATGAATTTCCGTCGGGCACTGTCCACACTCGCCGTCACTTCACTGGCCGCGCTGCCGTTCGCGGCCCTCGCCCCGGCCACCGCGTCCGCCACCGGCAGCCTCGACTGGTCCGGTTCGGTGGGCAGCACCGGGCCGCAGACCGCACCCGCCTTCGACGTCCAGGCACATCGCGGCGGGCTGGGCCTGTACACCGAGAGCAGCCTCGCAGCGTTCGCCAATGCCCTCGAAATGGGTGTCACCACACTGGAACTCGACACCCAGATCACCGAGGACGGCGTCGCGGTCGTCACGCACGACCGCAAGGTGTCGAACAACAAGTGCCTGGACACCGCCCCGGCGACCCCGGGTGATCCGGAGTACCCGTACGTCGGCAAGTACATCAACACGCTGACACTCGAGCAGATCAAGACGATGGACTGCGGTTCGCTGCGGGTCGCGGATCATCCCGAGCAGCAGACCGTTCCGGGCGCGAAGATGCAGACGCTGACCGAGGTGCTCGACCTCGTGAAGTCGTACAACGCCCCCGACGTGAAGATGAACATCGAGACCAAGGTCGAGGCCGGGGCACCGTCCGAGACCGCGCCGCGGGACCAGTTCGTCCGCACCGTCCTCGGCACCATCCGTGACGCCGGCATGCTCGACCGCGTCACGATCCAGAGCTTCGACTGGGGCTCCCTGATGCTCACCCGCGAACTCGAGCCGTCGGTGCCCACCGTCGCGCTCACCAACGGCGACTTCCTGCAGATCGGCAAGCCGGGCGCGTCGCCGTGGCTCGGCGGCCTCGACATCGACGACTTCGGTGGCGACGCGATCGCGGCAATCTCGACGTTCGGCGCGTCGGCCTTCTCACCGGTGCAGGGCACCCCGCAGGGCGGCAAGGTGTCGGACCCCAACTTCGAGCTGTACGTCACCGCCGACATGGTCGACTCGGCCCACGCCCGTGACATCAAAGTGATCCCGTGGACCGTCAACGATCCCGAGACCATGCACGCATTGATGGACCTCGGCGTCGACGGCATCATCACCGACCGCCCCGACCGCCTGCGCACCGTCCTCACCGAGCGCGGCATGGAACTGCCCGCACCCGCGACCAAGAAGTAACCCTTCCGACGCGCAGGCCCCGCCGGATTGGACCGGCGGGGCCTCCGCGTTTCTCGGTACCATCGGAAAGAGCAACTCTCGTCCAGGGAGATGGTCACCGTGGACCGATCATCGGAGCCGGAACGGATCTCGACACGCGCGACCGTGCCGCGACTGGAGAAACTGCTGCGGCCGGACGTGACATGGGTCCCCTCGTCCGACGGGTATCTGGACACGCTGCCCGGTGAGACGGTTCCGCCGCCGGGTCGAGCGCAGGCAGCCTGGCAGTCGTCGCTCGGTGCGGGGATCTACCAACGGATGCAACGGTTCATGGCGTCCGTGCTGGCCCTCGGGTATTCGAGGGTCGCCGACCAGTTGCAGCTGCGGCCCGGGCAGACCGTGGTCGATGTCGGGTGCGGGCCCGGCAACGTGACCACCGGCCTGGCCGATGCGGTCGGTCCGCACGGACTCGCTGTCGGTGTCGATCTGTCCAGCCCGATGCTGGCACGCGCAGCCCAGCAGGCCCGCGCGAACATGGGAC
This genomic stretch from Prescottella soli harbors:
- a CDS encoding glycerophosphodiester phosphodiesterase family protein — translated: MNFRRALSTLAVTSLAALPFAALAPATASATGSLDWSGSVGSTGPQTAPAFDVQAHRGGLGLYTESSLAAFANALEMGVTTLELDTQITEDGVAVVTHDRKVSNNKCLDTAPATPGDPEYPYVGKYINTLTLEQIKTMDCGSLRVADHPEQQTVPGAKMQTLTEVLDLVKSYNAPDVKMNIETKVEAGAPSETAPRDQFVRTVLGTIRDAGMLDRVTIQSFDWGSLMLTRELEPSVPTVALTNGDFLQIGKPGASPWLGGLDIDDFGGDAIAAISTFGASAFSPVQGTPQGGKVSDPNFELYVTADMVDSAHARDIKVIPWTVNDPETMHALMDLGVDGIITDRPDRLRTVLTERGMELPAPATKK
- a CDS encoding class I SAM-dependent methyltransferase, with amino-acid sequence MDRSSEPERISTRATVPRLEKLLRPDVTWVPSSDGYLDTLPGETVPPPGRAQAAWQSSLGAGIYQRMQRFMASVLALGYSRVADQLQLRPGQTVVDVGCGPGNVTTGLADAVGPHGLAVGVDLSSPMLARAAQQARANMGLVRGDATRLPLRNHCADAVCATAVIMLVPEPVDALAEMIRIVKPGGWLLVMVPCRPTGPMSVVTGPVMDRIGRFGGARMFTPDDLSILLEQLGCERLHSYQQLNMLTARARTPKPARETKSAPSGRNTQ